The proteins below come from a single Tachypleus tridentatus isolate NWPU-2018 chromosome 13, ASM421037v1, whole genome shotgun sequence genomic window:
- the LOC143241120 gene encoding polynucleotide 5'-hydroxyl-kinase NOL9 — protein sequence MGKTPKQKSSESNKIGTFFKKIPNEMKKKPWLRSFIGRMTRSSSGKANLSQSLGSKECTGYIRRLSCSFSDEQPFSATCKVEKSNKIKDLSRNKKLLKKKSETVRLSSSNRSVENIYQGSFRINSEHSESHPSTYKSKLSKRKHLVKQNQLLDQIPFAFSSEEENMTYINDIKNTPKGQIFVTGFDGKKEFVNSGLKNLIYNVEKDYGSVESLKEYNQITHGGKSFSSSSEDDKSEMDDKSNHIETQLYPCVDYTDGTKKDPKFGTERLLISKNTKYIGSEDEDNSISYSESDEEERIMDVNDTKSHSPCDVEIVDSPSVAENQGTFLSPYGKASELSESETSEWEDLPSFMQNSEMSYTENGELVNVENGNEENRNVVDADVIFGNYEDEQQQRQEKHKQVTSIPSVKLSQKPLLSVKRGYQPPFHIFPVPSRNTVIAVLHHPAQVLMYGRAVVRVLSGSLNILGYSLNSQCSSYFPVFSSKCHSYIGINTETVEAVPVGMTVKRHLVQRLAQEDLESLAAEVSTVFDSFSVLIVLKKLPTFKEVEYVTIFIKKLFIPAAVHNPKKHLLVLPNYKKYGFSLTTKNEILKFIPEQAYENLAGQIMQEILKSKRDGLGGPCIIVCGGKNTGKSSLIRYLMNSALNVCCEVMHLEADPGQTEFTPPACVAVTRVCEPLFGPPFTHQKTPERMSFVGSVDLQNAPDLYSESIQKIHEWYKENFNRVPLFINTMGWNVGIGLSLLVDILRLVQPNIVIQMKVELKSHNLPDLTPEFLRSACGWRSNREVYENSALNFKYQRVILSPPVVKARPNVAAPVLRSMAVMAYLGKLQNSVPYILPLNSFTPFRVSWATVAVHVCEDIVPVNHILYALNGSLVALCQVDSSQMKQPEDPSFPKLLPKTLVNECFGFGVVRAIDPVNKTFFIITPEPLSRLQKVNALLRGSVNLPEQILKEQECSVALPYVCKVRPHLPHLPRLPIKPRVRKERLDKHLSSKIKK from the exons ATGGGAAAAACTCCAAAGCAGAAGTCTTCAGAAAGCAATAAAATAGGAACATTCTTCAAAAAGATTCCaaatgaaatgaagaaaaaaccTTGGTTAAGATCTTTTATAGGTCGTATGACCCGTTCTAGTTCTGGTAAAGCTAATCTCAGTCAGAGCCTGGGAAGTAAGGAGTGTACAGGATATATTAGAAGACTAAGTTGTAGCTTTTCAGATGAACAGCCATTTAGTGCAACATGTAAGGTTGAAAagagtaataaaattaaagatctttctagaaataaaaaactaTTGAAGAAAAAATCTGAAACAGTCAGACTGTCATCTTCAAATAGGAGTGTTGAAAATATATACCAGGGCTCTTTCAGAATAAATTCTGAGCATTCAGAATCCCATCCCTCAACGTACAAGTCAAAGTTATCAAAGAGAAAGCACTTggtaaaacaaaatcaacttcTTGACCAGATTCCATTTGCGTTTAGTTCAGAAGAAGAAAATATGACCTATATTAATGACATCAAAAATACTCCTAAAGGGCAAATATTTGTTACAGGGTTTGATGGAAAAAAAGAGTTTGTTAATTCAGGCcttaaaaacttaatatataatgttgaaaAAGATTATGGCTCTGTTGAAAGTTTGAAAGAGTATAATCAAATAACTCATGGTGGAAAATCATTTTCTTCATCCAGTGAAGATGATAAAAGTGAGATGGATGACAAATCAAATCACATTGAAACACAGTTATACCCTTGTGTTGATTATACTGATGGTACTAAGAAAGATCCTAAATTTGGCACTGAAAGACTACTAATTAGCAAAAATACCAAATACATAGGTAGTGAAGATGAAGACAACAGTATTAGTTATAGTGAAAGTGATGAAGAAGAGAGAATAATGGATGTTAATGATACAAAATCACACAGTCCCTGTGATGTAGAAATAGTAGATTCACCATCTGTTGCTGAAAATCAAGGTACATTTCTTTCACCTTATGGCAAAGCATCAGAACTATCTGAAAGTGAAACATCTGAATGGGAAGACCTACCTTCATTCATGCAGAACTCTGAAATGTCTTATACTGAAAATGGTGAACTTGTGAATGTTGAGAATGGAAATGAAGAAAACAGAAATGTGGTAGATGCTGATGTTATATTTGGTAATTACGAGGATGAACAGCAACAACGACAAGAAAAGCACAAACAG GTGACATCAATACCTTCAGTTAAATTATCTCAAAAACCACTACTTTCAGTCAAAAGGGGCTACCAACCACCATTTCA TATCTTCCCTGTTCCATCAAGGAATACAGTCATTGCTGTTCTCCACCATCCTGCTCAGGTATTGATGTATGGCAGAGCTGTAGTACGAGTGCTTAGTGGCTCATTAAACATACTAGGATATAGTCTCAATTCTCAGTGTTCTTCATACTTTCCAGTGTTCTCCAGCAAATGTCATTCCTATATAGGAATTAATACTGAGACAGTTGAAGCTGTACCTGTGGGCATGACTGTAAAACGACATCTTGTACAGAGGTTAGCACAGGAAGACTTGGAATCCCTTGCAGCAGAAGTATCCACTGTATTTGACAGTTTCTCAGTCTTAATAGTTTTGAAGAAGTTACCAACTTTCAAAGAAGTTGAGTATgtgacaatatttataaaaaaactttttattcCAGCAGCTGTACATAACCCCAAGAAACATCTACTAGTTCTtcctaattataaaaaatatggatTTAGCCTTAccacaaaaaatgaaatattaaaatttattcctGAACAAGCTTATGAGAATCTAGCTGGACAAATAATGCAAGAAATACTGAAATCAA AAAGAGATGGACTTGGAGGACCTTGCATCATTGTTTGTGGAGGGAAAAACACTGGCAAATCTTCTCTTATCCGTTACTTGATGAATTCAGCTTTAAATGT GTGTTGTGAGGTAATGCATTTAGAGGCAGATCCAGGCCAAACAGAGTTTACCCCACCAGCCTGTGTTGCAGTGACAAGGGTTTGTGAACCATTGTTTG GTCCACCATTCACACACCAGAAGACACCAGAGAG AATGAGCTTCGTTGGTAGTGTTGATCTACAAAATGCCCCTGATTTATACTCCGAGAGCATTCAAAAGATACATGAATGGtacaaagaaaattttaacagGGTTCCTCTTTTTATCAACACCATGGGATGGAATGTTG GTATTGGACTATCATTATTGGTTGATATTCTGCGACTTGTGCAACCTAACATCGTGATCCAAATGAAAGTTGAATTGAAGTCACATAACCTTCCTGACTTAACTCCAGAGTTCTTACGTTCTGCTTGTGGCTGGAGGTCAAATAGAGAAGTTTATGAAAACAGTGCCCTCAATTTCAAGTACCAGCGAGTGATTTTGTCACCACCTGTGGTAAAAGCTAG GCCAAATGTTGCAGCACCTGTTTTAAGATCTATGGCAGTCATGGCATACCTTGGAAAACTTCAGAACTCTGTCCCATACATTCTTCCCTTGAATTCTTTTACTCCATTCAG GGTGTCATGGGCTACAGTTGCTGTCCACGTTTGTGAAGACATCGTTCCAGTCAACCACATTTTGTATGCACTCAATGGAAGCCTTGTGGCTTTGTGCCAAGTTGATAGCAGTCAG ATGAAACAACCCGAAGATCCAAGCTTTCCCAAACTGTTACCTAAAACCTTGGTGAATGAGTGTTTTGGATTTG gTGTTGTACGGGCAATTGATCCAGTAAACAagacattttttataattacaccGGAGCCTTTATCTCGTCTCCAGAAGGTTAATGCTCTTCTTCGAGGTAGTGTGAATCTTCCTGAACAGATACTAAAAGAACAG GAGTGTAGTGTGGCTTTACCATACGTGTGTAAAGTTCGACCACACCTCCCACATCTACCTAGGCTTCCAATCAAACCAAGAGTGAGAAAAGAAAGACTTGATAAACATCTGTCctctaaaataaaaaagtaa